The following proteins are encoded in a genomic region of Plasmodium coatneyi strain Hackeri chromosome 6, complete sequence:
- a CDS encoding Erythrocyte binding protein: MKLKMFGEKYKGLHKMSKNGKKENSSEISVTADVETFGKCNLKGALNKWFLLLNIFIVAFLIWNLQNPSSSCTSNESCDWGNVLLKNAPSSGNRILVETEYMERVSHVDNPAMGFPGKNYLRESNIKSRFNKLGTKLNGKEEKMDSDHNTEKAKFKDHFPKKGKENTNIYDNIQDIYNVYNDINNDLNSSQGNEPLIFHTNNVNWESTGNYDELQRGNETGSYDPMDKDDKDKDGKDDKDKDGKDDKDKDSKDDKDKDSKDDKDKDSKDDKDKDSKDDKDKDSKDDKDKDSKDDKDKDGKDNKDKDGKDDKDKDSKDDKDKDSKDDKDKDGKDDKDKDGKDDKDKDGKDDKDKGKKDKDDDDDDDNDDDDEKKKAKAEEIDEKNIEKKGCPFMGDNTEKKGCPFMGDNTEKKGCPFMGDNTEKKGCPFMGDNTEKKGCPFMGDNTEKKGCPFMGDNTEKKGCPFMGDNTEKKGCPFMGDNKEKKGCPFKEDCTKKDDSTVKSECPYKDKNVKKDECTEGGECSKNLGCPSKEKKKENEGHPCKGKSENKEDSVEFERCPFTGIPLKKYGCPSKDQNAEKEDCAKKTGCPYMKKCSEKSECPYKAQKTEGDKCAGKADCPYKTQKTEGDKCAGKADCPYKAQKTEGDKCAGKADCPYKDQSMGKKGCPFKGGCTKK, from the exons ACTAAATAAATGGTTTTTGCtccttaatatttttattgttgCATTTTTAATATGGAATCTACAGAACCCTAGTAGTAGT tGCACCTCTAATGAATCGTGCGATTGGGGTAATGTCCTGCTGAAGAATGCCCCCAGCAGTGGTAATCGAATATTAGTGGAAACTGAGTACATGGAAAGAGTGAGCCATGTTGATAATCCTGCCATGGGTTTCCCTGGTAAGAATTACCTCAGAGAGAGTAATATAAAGTCGAGATTCAACAAATTAGGAACGAAATTAAATggtaaggaggaaaaaatggactcAGATCACAACACAGAGAAGGCGAAGTTTAAGGACCACtttccaaaaaagggaaaggaaaataccAACATTTATGATAATATTCAGGACATTTATAACGTATACAATGATATTAATAATGACTTGAATTCCTCCCAGGGGAACGAACCTCTTATTTTCCACACAAATAATGTAAATTGGGAAAGCACGGGAAACTACGATGAGCTACAGAGAGGAAATGAAACTGGTAGCTATGATCCCATGGATAAGGATGACAAGGATAAGGACGGCAAGGATGACAAGGATAAGGACGGCAAGGATGACAAGGATAAGGACAGCAAGGATGACAAGGATAAGGACAGCAAGGATGACAAGGATAAGGACAGCAAGGATGACAAGGATAAGGACAGCAAGGATGACAAGGATAAGGACAGCAAGGATGACAAGGATAAGGACAGCAAGGATGACAAGGATAAGGACGGCAAGGATAACAAGGATAAGGATGGCAAGGATGACAAGGATAAGGACAGCAAGGATGACAAGGATAAGGACAGCAAGGATGACAAGGATAAGGACGGCAAGGATGACAAGGATAAGGATGGCAAGGATGACAAGGATAAGGACGGTAAGGATGACAAAGATAAGGGTAAAAAGGATAaggatgatgacgacgatgatgataatgatgatgacgatgaaaaaaaaaaagcaaaagcagaagaaattgatgaaaagaatatagaaaagaaaggatgtCCATTTATGGGTGATaatacagaaaagaagggatgtCCATTTATGGGTGATaatacagaaaagaagggatgtCCATTTATGGGTGATaatacagaaaagaagggatgtCCATTTATGGGTGATaatacagaaaagaagggatgcCCATTTATGGGTGATAAtacagaaaagaaaggatgtCCATTTATGGGTGATAAtacagaaaagaaaggatgtCCATTTATGGGTGATAAtacagaaaagaaaggatgtCCATTTATGGGtgataataaagaaaagaagggatgtCCGTTTAAGGAGGActgcacaaaaaaggatgacTCTACAGTAAAAAGTGAATGTCCATATAaggacaaaaatgtaaaaaaagacgaaTGCACCGAAGGAGGCGAGTGTTCAAAAAATTTGGGATGCCCCtctaaagaaaagaagaaggaaaatgaaggacatCCATGTAAAGGTAAGagtgaaaataaagaagattCTGTCGAATTCGAAAGATGCCCATTTACTGGTATACCTTTAAAAAAGTATGGATGTCCATCCAAAGAtcaaaatgcagaaaaagagGATTGTGCGAAAAAAACGGGGTGCCCCTATATGAAGAAATGTTcagaaaaaagtgaatgtCCATATAAAGCTCAAAAAACTGAAGGTGATAAATGTGCCGGAAAGGCAGATTGCCCATATAAAACTCAAAAAACTGAAGGTGATAAATGTGCCGGAAAGGCAGACTGCCCATATAAAGCTCAAAAAACTGAAGGTGATAAATGTGCAGGAAAGGCAGATTGCCCATATAAAGATCAGagcatgggaaaaaaagggtgccCCTTTAAAGGagggtgtacaaaaaaatga
- a CDS encoding Erythrocyte binding protein: protein MKRKKKYMETTNAVEIFGKEEEITKLVHEAKESIEKIMNKKTEHENMVASEMSKKEVLDVAKDEMKQKTIVIHGKNDSLQNSTKKDYAEKSIPKEKCYAEMFKSKRKTKKQKKKLKRAPMIKRLKMLSQPLIPKKLPT from the exons atgaaaaggaaaaagaagtatatGGAAACAACAAATGCTGTGGAAATATTcggtaaggaagaagaaattacgAAACTAGTTCACGAGGCAAAAGAatcaatagaaaaaataatgaacaaGAAAACTGAGCATGAAAATATGGTTGCATCTGAAATGTCGAAAAAAGAGGTCTTAGATGTAGCAAAAGACGAGATGAAACAAAAGACAATTGTTATCCATGGTAAGAATGATTCGTTACAaaattcaacaaaaaaagattatGCGGAAAAATCTATCCCAAAGGAGAAATGTTATGCAGAAATGTTCAAAAGT aagaggaagacaaagaaacagaagaagaagctgaaAAGGGCGCCGATGATAAAAAGACTGAAGATGCTAAGCCAGCCGCTGATTCCAAAGAAACTGCCGACCTGA